Within Streptomyces albofaciens JCM 4342, the genomic segment AGTCCCGGTAGAGGTACGGCGGCGTCCAGATGTCGATCTGCTGCTGGAAGACGCCGGGCTTGGTGTTGTCCTTGTCGGCGAAGAGCGAGTCGGAGCCGAACGTCATCACCCGGCCGTCCGGCAGCAGCAGCGCGCCGGAGTGGTAGTTGCGCCCCACCAGCGGATCGGCCACCGGCCGCGAGGTGTTGGCCTTCGGGTCGTACAGCTCGGCCTTGAGGATGTTGCTGTCGCTGCGCCCGCGGTAGTCGCCCGAGCCGTTGGTGGTCAGGACCGTGTCGTCGGGCAGGATCACACTGCTCGGGTAGCGCGCCTTCGCGTACAGCGGCGGGCCGTCCTTGAAGCGCGGCTCGGCGGCGTGCAGATCCACCAGCCGGGTCTTGTCGGTCGCCTTCGGGTCCTCGCCGACCCCGCCGCCGCCCAGCACCATGTACCGCTGGTCCTGCGCGGGCGGCAGCAGCACGGACATCGAGGTCTCCAGCACGTCCGGGTCGCTCATGCCGGGGATGACCTGGAACTTGTTGGTCTTCAGGTCCCAGATGCCGGGGGTGCGCCCGACGTTGTCGGGCCCGTACCCGGCGTTGGAGCCGGTGTAGAGCAGCCGCCCCTTGTCGGTGAGGAAGAGCGCGGGGTAGGTCGGGAAGAAGCGCTGCTTGGGCAGGTAGGTCCACTTCTTCGTCTTCGGGTCGTAGATCTCCTGCTTGCCCGGGACGACCTGCCCGATCTCGTCGAGCCCGGAGGTGGACAGCACCTTGCCGTCCTCCAGGCTGGTCAGCGTCGGGTACCAGCGGGCCTCGTTCATCGGGTCGACGGGGATGTAGCGCTCGGCCACCGGGTCGAACTCGAACGAGTCCTTGATCCCCTGGAAGTCCTTCTTGTCGAAGGACAGCTTCTGCGCGATGCCGTAGAGGTTCCGGGCGTCGGCGCCGGTCAGGCCGTGGATACGGTAGTTGTCCTGGGCGCCGGTGGAGTACTGGCGGCCCTCCTTGAGCGCCTCCACGTAGACCCGAGCCTCGCTGTGGGTGACCGTGACCTTGCCGGTCCTCGGGTCGGTCTTCTTCTTGGCGCGCGGCACCACGATCGGGTCCTTGGACTGGAACGTCTTGCCGTTCTGCTTGCCGGTGAACAGCGTCCCGGCCGGGAAGGTCTTCGGCGCGTCCGGGTTCTCGTTGTAGACGATCATCAGCCCGCCGGCCTTCTTCACGTCGCCGCCGAGCTTCTCGTAGCGCTGGGTGCCGCCGGCCACCAGCAGCTTGCCGTCCGGCAGCTGGGTGTGACCGGCGCAGAAGAGGTCCTTCGGGGTGGGGATGTTCTTGAAGGTGTTCTTCACCGGGTCCCACAGGACCGTACGGAAGGACTTCGCCGCGAAGTTCTTGGCGTTGTTCCCGGACCCGGCGACCAGCAGCACCTTGCCGGTGTGCAGCAGCGCGGCGTGAATCGTGTTGATCTTGTACTCGGGCGGTACGTCGACCACGTCCCAGTGGCCGTTGGCCGCCTTGTACTCCGGCTGATTGATCTTGTACTGGTGGTACTGGTCCGAGACGAACCCGAACAGGGCCGGCCCGTTCATCCCCGCCAGTGCGAGCACCACCGCCGCACCGATCGCGACTCTGCGGGTGCGCCGGCTCGGACGGTATTTCATGGGTGACGTCCCCCAAGGGCGATCTGGGCGGTCTGGTCGGCGGCGCCGCGGCGGCCCCGGTCACCGGGAGCGCCGTATCCGGCGGGCCCGGCCCGGCCGCCCGGTGTCGAGGTGCCGGACGAGGAGGTGCCCGGCAGGGCCACGGCTCCGCCGGTGCCGTCACCGGCGGCCCAGCTGGGCTGCCGCTGCGGATGCGGTGCCTGCTGCGGCCCGCCGCCCGGCCCGGCGGAGTCCCCGCCGGTCTTCTTGCGCCTGTCCTGCCGGATGCCCCAGCGCCAGGCGAAGATCGGCGCCGCGGTGATCAGCAGCGCGAGCGAGGCCCAGGTGACCATCGCCGGGTGGCTGTGCCCGAAGTAGAACGAGGCGCCCAGCGACCCGCCGAAGACCAGGATGAAGAAGAGGTGTACCCGGAACGTGCCGAAGAGGGTGTCCGGGCTGGAGGAGTCGCCCTTGGGCGTGACCACGAACTTGCTCTTGCGGCGCAGCGCCGCGTCGAACAGCGAGCGGGCGTAGATCGGCGCGGAGAGCGCGGACATCACCATGCCGGCCACCCCGCCGGAGCCCTCCGGCTCGTGCGGCGAGACGTTGTGGCGGCGGTTCCAGACGTACAGCCCGATCTGGAGCGCCGAGGCGTTGCCGTAGAGCATCATCCACACCGACGGGTCGATCTGCACGCCCGAGGCGCCCAGGCCCAGGAACAGCGCGCAACTGAGCGCCGCCAGAATCCAGTTCATGGCGGACATCGGGTAGAAGATGACCATCATCGTGTAGTTGAAGAAGGTGCCCGGCGGCAGCGTGAAGGGCGCCTTCCAGAACTGCTTGAGCAGCGTCTCGTACGTCCCGCGCGACCAGCGCAGCTGCTGGGTGAAGAAGTCCGTCCAGGCGGTGGGCCCCTCACCGACCGCGAGCACGTCCGGGGTGTAGACCGAGCGCCACTTCTTGCCGGTCTCCGGATTGCGGTGCCGGTGCATCTCGAAGCCCGTCGCCATGTCCTCGGTGATCGAGTCGTACAGGCCGCCGATCTGCTTCAGGGCCTTGATGCGCACGGCGTTGGAGGTGCCGACGAACATGGGCGCGCCGTAGCGGTTGCCGGCCCGCTGGATCAGCGCGTGAAAGAGGAACTGCTGCGACTCTGCCGCCTTGGTGACGAACGTGTCGTAATTGCCGTACACCTGCGGGCCGATGACGAAGCCGACGTTCGGGTCGCGGAAGAAACCGAGCATCCGCTCCAG encodes:
- a CDS encoding kelch motif-containing protein — its product is MKYRPSRRTRRVAIGAAVVLALAGMNGPALFGFVSDQYHQYKINQPEYKAANGHWDVVDVPPEYKINTIHAALLHTGKVLLVAGSGNNAKNFAAKSFRTVLWDPVKNTFKNIPTPKDLFCAGHTQLPDGKLLVAGGTQRYEKLGGDVKKAGGLMIVYNENPDAPKTFPAGTLFTGKQNGKTFQSKDPIVVPRAKKKTDPRTGKVTVTHSEARVYVEALKEGRQYSTGAQDNYRIHGLTGADARNLYGIAQKLSFDKKDFQGIKDSFEFDPVAERYIPVDPMNEARWYPTLTSLEDGKVLSTSGLDEIGQVVPGKQEIYDPKTKKWTYLPKQRFFPTYPALFLTDKGRLLYTGSNAGYGPDNVGRTPGIWDLKTNKFQVIPGMSDPDVLETSMSVLLPPAQDQRYMVLGGGGVGEDPKATDKTRLVDLHAAEPRFKDGPPLYAKARYPSSVILPDDTVLTTNGSGDYRGRSDSNILKAELYDPKANTSRPVADPLVGRNYHSGALLLPDGRVMTFGSDSLFADKDNTKPGVFQQQIDIWTPPYLYRDSRPELTDPGPKTVPLGGTATYRTKHASSIKKMRLLRPGSFTHVTNIEQRSIALDFKTTKDGVTVTLPKDPTLVPPGWYMLNAVDDQGTPSKAVWVKVPTATKAQLKGLGLN
- a CDS encoding glycosyltransferase family 2 protein, coding for MTSPPTGARQEHQYDPSATTRLRVPRQHWPRRPQRKPLPRYDYEHYSRLAGPLTQPDPGKPYKVRYRSLLADEPHRIRAALLLGAAPLLSLGLLAWLMQPAHWTERDHPAYDFLPVLDIVMLVSIGLIEFFRCMNVLSNAHATLVARDPIPVVPEHGTRVAFLTSFVPGKEPLEMVTKTLEAAVKVRHRGLLHVWLLDEGDDPDVKAVCERLGVHHFTRKGIPQWNRKKGPHRAKTKHGNYNAWLQAYGDSYDFFASVDTDHVPLPNYLERMLGFFRDPNVGFVIGPQVYGNYDTFVTKAAESQQFLFHALIQRAGNRYGAPMFVGTSNAVRIKALKQIGGLYDSITEDMATGFEMHRHRNPETGKKWRSVYTPDVLAVGEGPTAWTDFFTQQLRWSRGTYETLLKQFWKAPFTLPPGTFFNYTMMVIFYPMSAMNWILAALSCALFLGLGASGVQIDPSVWMMLYGNASALQIGLYVWNRRHNVSPHEPEGSGGVAGMVMSALSAPIYARSLFDAALRRKSKFVVTPKGDSSSPDTLFGTFRVHLFFILVFGGSLGASFYFGHSHPAMVTWASLALLITAAPIFAWRWGIRQDRRKKTGGDSAGPGGGPQQAPHPQRQPSWAAGDGTGGAVALPGTSSSGTSTPGGRAGPAGYGAPGDRGRRGAADQTAQIALGGRHP